A stretch of DNA from Mugil cephalus isolate CIBA_MC_2020 chromosome 12, CIBA_Mcephalus_1.1, whole genome shotgun sequence:
GACTATTTTGTATTTATAAGAGGAAGATGTTATATATGTCCATATATATGTCCGTGAATGTTCTAGTATAAATGctacattaaacaaaatgtaacctttttaatttaacatgaaGCGTTGAAGTTGTCACTGTTGTTCACTTATTATTTCATAGAGATCTTAAATGCATATAGACTTTCAATAAAGAGGCaaaattgtttttgttctgacaTAATTCTGCTGAATCTGTACATATAAATATTGTACAATGGTCTCATGTATTTAATTCTTACCAAGAACTTCTATACAGTCCTCCAGGTTTGATGTGTTGTTGGGTTCCCCCGACAGCCAGTCAGCGTAGCTCCAGCGGGATCCATCCAACCAGATGAAACGACCGGTCTGACAGGTGACAAGGCGTTAATGAGATGCAACCAGATAGATGGGTCTTTACTCCCCACGGCAATATCTTGAGCCAGCATTATTTCATGTTCTCAGTTATGACCCACCTTCAGAAGCCTCAGCCCTCCGACCCAGGTGCGTGTATATGCTCCATTTTGCCTCATCATGCTTATCAGCTGCCTGTGGTTGTATTCACTTGTGATGGAAGCCAGGTGGCCACCGCGGAAATTGTCTTGGCAAAAGAActgtgaggaaacacaacattttattttattttatttatttatttatttgttatagaCTTACTTTTGCATGCTTGGAGTAATggagaatgaataaatacctCAGCATCTGCAGCCCTCTTTGGTCCACTGAAGAACTGGTAGCACTTTCCGTCAAGCACCACACCGGGACAAGAGCTCTGCCCTGTGGCAAAAAAGTGAATTacaacatatttaataattatagGATGAGTTAATGCATGAAAAGCAACGCATATGTCACTGTGATTCGTCCTTTTATCAATACAGCTTGTGACTTGAATCTGATGCAACTAATCCACACATGTAAAATCAATGCTATTACTAACTTCTAAATTTCAGCTAAGGAGTTTATATTACGTAATTTTATCGCAGGTATCATGTTAAATGACGTTGCTCTTGGTCTTGGTGTTGCTCCAGAAACACTATAGGATAAAGCTATGTCACAAAAAGACATTATCTTGTTTTAtggtaaaaaattaaatttctaaACAAATTTCTAAATGTTCTGCTGTCTGTAcacatgtatttgtgtttagtttttcctcttcaGCACTATCTGGATAAGACTGAGATTGCTTATTTTCTTAGTTGATTAACATTATCTGCACTTTATTCTTCTTCGTGTGCATCATTTGAAAcagtcacaaaaataaattatgccTTGAACCGAACGTTTCACACTGGATTTGCATCTAGAAGCATCTAGAAAATGTTCGCAGTTTTATTATGTGCTCGTGAGCATCCGTCTGTGCTCATTTTACCTTGCTTGCCTGCTAGTCTTGTGTCTCCAGTCCTCACAGACACCTCACTAATAGCGTCTTCCATTGCTGAGCCCTCAAAGACCTGCTCTGGCGATTCCCCCGCCCTCGTGAGAACTCGCCCCGTTTCCTCCGTTATCGGATCATTTGCCACCATTTGCAACTGTTTTTGGAGCTTCCTCATCCCCATTTTAGCTTCTTCATTTGGAAAATAGTTTTCTGAAAGGGACATCGGCTGCCCCATTATGTCCAGTGCTGACCCTTCGTCCAGTGCTGACCCTTCGTCCAGTGCTGACCCTTCGTCCACGAAAGCAGCATCTGACATGACATCTTGATTCGGAGAGGGCTCTTCCATCATCTTAGGGTCCAGCTCCACAACTGGTTCTTCATTTGAGTTATAGTCCCTCGCCCTCATGTCGGCCTCATGCCAATCCTCCTCTGGCAGCATCTCAGCTTCTGGTTTCAtgtctggctctggctctggctctgctTTAACTTCTTGCTCTGCTTTAAACTGTTCTTCCTCCTTAGCTTCTGGCTTCACTTCAACCTCTTGCTCCCCTTTAACCTCTAGCTGCGCCGTGCTCTGGCTCTGCTTCACGTCCACCGGAATCGGGTTTTCCTGCTGCTCTTTGGAGCTCAGTTCGGGCTGCGGTGCCGGACTCTCGACCACTATGTGACCCTGCACAGGAACCAGCTCTTCCAGCAGAAGGCTCTGGTCTTCTTTCATCGCGCCAGGAGGCACCGATGGCATGCTCAGAGCCACTGCGAAGACAAAACCTTTGAAGTCAGGCGTATTCCACAGCAACACAGACTCATAAAGATCTTCTTTTGATTGCCTTCATAACAATAAATCCTAAGAGTATAAACAACAAGTGACTCTGACCCCGTTGAGGAAATCACGTGAATATAAAGTAGCAAATATAGGAGATAAGGACCTGATGTAGCCCTTGTTGAGTTATCTATCACAAACatggtttttattgtgtattaatTTTCCCAAATACATTCAGTATGTTTAATCCTAAAATGCCTTAAAATGCTCAATTATTTCCCTCTTACTTGCGAAAGTTGCACTGTCACAAAAGCAGCTAATGCTTGCATGAATTCATGTACGCTGGAAATCCTCAACCATTTAACAGGTTAATTGTTAAAATATATAGACATACGcatgacactttaaaaaaaaagaagcaacaatCAAACGAGTGGCTTATATTTAAAGTTGCAATTCACAGTGATGATTCAACGTGTTttaggaaaagagaaatgacaacAGGCGACTTTTAACAGATCAAAACACCTTGacaaacactcataaaaaataaatggatacCAGATTGTCTTACCTGCAATAAGGCACAGTGAGAACAGTGCCAATGTCTTCATGTTGATCTATGTGAGAAAATATATGTAGCTGTGTTTGAGATCGTAATTTACAGACGACGTTCTCAGCACCTGTTCACGCTCCTCTTCTCCGAGTTATGTTCTCCTAATGTTCGTGAAGAAGCATTAGTCCttccctttttatttccacttcacaGTAAGTCATAAATCAATGCCAACCTCCTATCTAATCTTGCCAGAAGCCACATTTTCTCCCTGTATTTCCTCGTACCTTAGTGATTAGGAGGGAAGAAAGTTCATGTGGCGAAGGCCATTTCCTGTAAACAACTAGCAAGGTATTAAATTCACATGCAGAACAGATCAGACTGATATACATAATAGGTCAG
This window harbors:
- the LOC125017781 gene encoding eosinophil granule major basic protein 2-like isoform X1, which translates into the protein MKTLALFSLCLIAVALSMPSVPPGAMKEDQSLLLEELVPVQGHIVVESPAPQPELSSKEQQENPIPVDVKQSQSTAQLEVKGEQEVEVKPEAKEEEQFKAEQEVKAEPEPEPDMKPEAEMLPEEDWHEADMRARDYNSNEEPVVELDPKMMEEPSPNQDVMSDAAFVDEGSALDEGSALDEGSALDIMGQPMSLSENYFPNEEAKMGMRKLQKQLQMVANDPITEETGRVLTRAGESPEQVFEGSAMEDAISEVSVRTGDTRLAGKQGQSSCPGVVLDGKCYQFFSGPKRAADAEFFCQDNFRGGHLASITSEYNHRQLISMMRQNGAYTRTWVGGLRLLKTGRFIWLDGSRWSYADWLSGEPNNTSNLEDCIEVLGNGKFNDFTCWEPQAFICSYPH
- the LOC125017781 gene encoding uncharacterized protein LOC125017781 isoform X2, with protein sequence MKTLALFSLCLIAVALSMPSVPPGAMKEDQSLLLEELVPVQGHIVVESPAPQPELSSKEQQENPIPVDVKQSQSTAQLEVKGEQEVEVKPEAKEEEQFKAEQEVKAEPEPEPDMKPEAEMLPEEDWHEADMRARDYNSNEEPVVELDPKMMEEPSPNQDVMSDAAFVDEGSALDEGSALDEGSALDIMGQPMSLSENYFPNEEAKMGMRKLQKQLQMVANDPITEETGRVLTRAGESPEQVFEGSAMEDAISEVSVRTGDTRLAGKQGQSSCPGVVLDGKCYQFFSGPKRAADAEFFCQDNFRGGHLASITSEYNHRQLISMMRQNGAYTRTWVGGLRLLKTGRFIWLDGSRWSYADWLSGEPNNTSNLEDCIEVLAFRKWKV